The bacterium genome includes the window CTTGACGACCGCGACTTCACGACCCGCGTGATAGACCTATTTACGCCTATAGGAATGGGCCAGCGCGGCCTCATCGTTTCGCCGCCGCGCGCAGGAAAGACCGTCATACTTCAGAAGATTGCAAACTCCATAACCCGCAACCATCCTGAGATAGAGCTCATCATACTTCTCATCGACGAGCGTCCCGAGGAGGTTACAGACATGGAGCGCTCGGTGAATGCCGAGGTTATAAGCTCCACGTTCGACGAAGCGCCCGAACGCCACGTTCAGGTCGCCGAGATGGTGCTCCAGAAGGCTAAAAGGCTCGTTGAGCACAAGCGCGACGTAGTCATTCTTTTGGACTCGATTACGCGTCTCGCGCGCGCGCACAACATGGTTATCCCTCACTCGGGAAAGACCCTTTCGGGCGGTCTCGACTCCAACGCTCTGCAGAAGCCAAAGAAGTTCTTCGGCTCCGCGCGAAACATCGAAGAAGGCGGCTCCCTGACCATTATGGCAACCGCTCTCATCGACACCGGTTCGCGCATGGACGAGGTCATCTTCGAGGAGTTCAAGGGCACAGGCAACAACGAGATGGTTCTTGACCGCCGTCTTGCCGACCGCCGCGTGTTCCCGGCTATTGACCTTCAGCGTTCGGGAACCCGAAAGGAAGAGCTTTTGCTGACCGAGCACGAGCTGAACCGCGTGTGGCTTTTGAGGAAGATTCTTGCCGAGATGACGCCTGTGGACATGATGGAGTTCATCCTCGACAAGATGCGGCTCACGAAGAGCAACGCCGACTTCCTCGAAGCGATGAACGAATAGAGCCCGACCTCGATCTTAACTACAA containing:
- the rho gene encoding transcription termination factor Rho, whose amino-acid sequence is MELEELRKKKIIDLQKIAEKFSIDTTDKEKEDLVRAILEAESKEHENGLVECSGVLEILSEGFGFLRSPNYSYLPSQDDIYISPAQVKRFGLKSGDTVAARARPPRDSEKFFSVVKVETVNNDPVASVRGRIPFDSLTPLYPTQRIHMENLDDRDFTTRVIDLFTPIGMGQRGLIVSPPRAGKTVILQKIANSITRNHPEIELIILLIDERPEEVTDMERSVNAEVISSTFDEAPERHVQVAEMVLQKAKRLVEHKRDVVILLDSITRLARAHNMVIPHSGKTLSGGLDSNALQKPKKFFGSARNIEEGGSLTIMATALIDTGSRMDEVIFEEFKGTGNNEMVLDRRLADRRVFPAIDLQRSGTRKEELLLTEHELNRVWLLRKILAEMTPVDMMEFILDKMRLTKSNADFLEAMNE